The segment GAGAGCAGAATCTCCGGTCATTGCGACCATACATCATTGAAGAGGCCTACGAGCTCATTCAGGCCATCAATAAAGAAGATGCAGAAGATATACGCGAAGAGTGCGGGGATCTCTTGCTTCAGGTTATCTTTATCAGCCAAATCGCCAAAGAGCACCAGTGGTTTGATATTTCGGGTGTCCTTGACGCCATCTCAGAGAAACTGGTGCGACGCCACCCGCACGTGTTTGGCAATGTGAACGTGGACACCAGCAGTGACGTCAGCAGGAATTGGGATGAGATCAAAGCTGAAGAGAAGAAAAAAACAACCCGGAAGAGCCGACTCAGTGGCATTCCACAATCCCTTCCTGCCCTTATCCGCGCCCACCAGCTGCAGGAACGGGCGGCAAAAGTTGGATTCGACTGGCCAAAGGGTGATCAGGAAGCCGTTTTTGGCAAAATCGAAGAGGAGCTTCAAGAGGTGCAGGAAGCAATGCAGCATGAGAACCAACAACACATAGAAGAGGAACTCGGAGATCTTTTCTTTGCTCTTGTAAATCTTAGCAGACGACTTGACATGGATGCAGAACTCCTGCTGCAGGAGGCCAACGAAAAGTTTACCAAACGCTTTGAATATGTGGAACAGAGAGTGGAAGAAACAGCAGGGGGATGGGTACAGCATGAACTGGAAGAGCTTGAAGCCTATTGGAAAGAAAGCAAACAGAAATAGGCCCTTCCGGTGGTTTCCTGCCGTGGTATCGAACGTTGCATAAGCGGCTGTGAGGTTGTACGCTACACAGGTTCAACCACCACAGAGAGGCGAAGAGATTATTCTATTGGAGGATAACCTATATGATTAATAAGCAAGATATCGTGAATCTCATCGATGAAAAGGTCCGACCCGCCCTGCAGAGCCATGGCGGTGATATCGAGTTTAAGTCCTA is part of the Synergistales bacterium genome and harbors:
- the mazG gene encoding nucleoside triphosphate pyrophosphohydrolase, with the translated sequence MEQLRAPDGCPWDREQNLRSLRPYIIEEAYELIQAINKEDAEDIREECGDLLLQVIFISQIAKEHQWFDISGVLDAISEKLVRRHPHVFGNVNVDTSSDVSRNWDEIKAEEKKKTTRKSRLSGIPQSLPALIRAHQLQERAAKVGFDWPKGDQEAVFGKIEEELQEVQEAMQHENQQHIEEELGDLFFALVNLSRRLDMDAELLLQEANEKFTKRFEYVEQRVEETAGGWVQHELEELEAYWKESKQK